A stretch of the Candidatus Limnocylindrales bacterium genome encodes the following:
- a CDS encoding thioredoxin family protein, which translates to MVATASDMLPLGTPAPDFRLPDAVSGREYSLADFDEQPLLLVMFLSNHCPYVVHVRGELGRLALDYADDVAVVAIAASDLSTHPQDGPEHMKRLAEDLHWTFPYLFDETQETAKAYHAACTPDFFLFDEDRLLIYRGQLDGSRPSNDVPVTGADLREAIEAALEGRPPLAEQKPSLGCNIKWKPGNEPDYFARTR; encoded by the coding sequence ATGGTCGCGACTGCCTCCGACATGCTGCCGCTCGGGACACCCGCACCGGACTTCCGTCTGCCCGATGCGGTCTCGGGCAGAGAGTACTCGCTTGCCGACTTCGACGAGCAGCCGCTGCTGCTGGTGATGTTCCTCAGCAACCACTGCCCCTACGTCGTCCACGTGCGCGGCGAGCTCGGACGTCTCGCGCTCGACTACGCCGACGACGTCGCGGTCGTGGCCATCGCGGCCTCCGACCTGAGCACGCATCCTCAGGACGGTCCCGAGCACATGAAGAGGCTGGCGGAAGATCTGCACTGGACCTTCCCGTACCTGTTCGACGAGACCCAGGAGACGGCCAAGGCCTACCACGCCGCGTGCACGCCCGACTTCTTCCTCTTCGACGAGGACCGGCTGCTGATCTATCGCGGCCAGCTCGACGGCAGCCGTCCGAGCAACGACGTGCCCGTCACCGGCGCCGATCTTCGCGAGGCGATCGAGGCGGCGCTCGAGGGCCGCCCGCCTCTGGCCGAGCAGAAGCCGAGCCTCGGCTGCAACATCAAGTGGAAGCCAGGCAACGAGCCCGACTACTTCGCCAGGACGCGCTGA